A genomic window from Treponema maltophilum ATCC 51939 includes:
- the hisG gene encoding ATP phosphoribosyltransferase, whose amino-acid sequence MDKLKVLLPKGRIYDNVAELFAGAGISIKLPERAYRPVVNQDDLEAKVMKPQNIGKLLEFGAHDCGFTGRDWVEETEADVEEVLDLGFDPVRIVAAVPAGLKDEDLKSKRLIVATEYKHIARRWLEEKKLEAVVFRTYGATEVFPPDDADMIIDNTATGRTLAENGLRIVETILNSSTRFFASKAAMADPVKKQKILKLKMLFEAVLNAHGRVMLEMNVSAENFDKLVHALPSMRSPTISPLYSGNTADSSGTGALNSAGYAVKIAVKQSEVPALLPRLKELGATDILEYELRKVLA is encoded by the coding sequence ATGGATAAATTAAAGGTATTGTTGCCGAAAGGCCGAATTTACGATAACGTTGCCGAGTTGTTTGCCGGAGCCGGCATTTCTATAAAACTGCCCGAGCGGGCGTACCGGCCGGTTGTCAATCAGGACGACTTGGAAGCAAAGGTTATGAAACCTCAAAATATCGGTAAACTGTTGGAGTTCGGGGCGCACGACTGCGGATTTACCGGCCGCGATTGGGTTGAAGAAACCGAAGCCGACGTCGAAGAAGTTTTGGACTTGGGCTTCGATCCGGTGCGTATTGTTGCCGCGGTTCCGGCAGGCTTAAAAGATGAAGATTTAAAATCGAAGCGTCTTATTGTGGCGACCGAATACAAACATATTGCGCGCCGCTGGCTTGAAGAAAAAAAGCTTGAAGCGGTTGTCTTCCGCACATACGGGGCGACCGAAGTTTTTCCGCCGGACGATGCGGATATGATTATCGATAACACGGCGACCGGCCGTACCCTTGCCGAAAACGGGTTGCGCATTGTCGAAACGATACTGAACAGTTCCACGCGCTTTTTTGCGTCGAAGGCCGCAATGGCGGATCCCGTAAAAAAGCAAAAAATCCTTAAATTGAAAATGCTGTTTGAAGCCGTGCTGAACGCTCACGGGCGCGTTATGCTTGAAATGAACGTCAGTGCCGAAAATTTCGACAAGCTTGTGCATGCGCTTCCTTCCATGCGAAGCCCGACCATATCGCCGCTTTATTCGGGAAATACCGCCGATTCCTCCGGCACAGGCGCCTTAAACTCCGCCGGCTATGCCGTAAAGATTGCGGTAAAACAAAGCGAAGTTCCCGCCTTGCTGCCGCGTTTAAAAGAGTTGGGCGCAACCGATATTTTGGAGTATGAACTGCGGAAGGTACTGGCGTAA
- a CDS encoding secondary thiamine-phosphate synthase enzyme YjbQ, which produces MKSFTKELWFNTSKEREFINITPTVERLLAESGIREGLVLANAMHITASVFINDDESGLHHDFDVWLEKLAPHEPVSSYRHNVGETNADAHMKRQIMGREVVVAVTEGKLHLGPWEQIFYGEFDGRRKKRVLVKIIGE; this is translated from the coding sequence ATGAAAAGTTTTACAAAAGAACTATGGTTTAACACCTCAAAGGAACGCGAGTTTATCAATATTACACCGACGGTCGAACGGCTGCTTGCCGAGTCGGGCATACGTGAAGGCTTGGTTTTGGCAAATGCGATGCACATTACCGCAAGCGTCTTTATAAATGATGACGAAAGCGGCCTTCATCACGACTTTGACGTATGGCTTGAAAAACTTGCGCCGCACGAACCGGTTTCATCGTATCGGCACAATGTCGGCGAAACAAACGCGGACGCGCATATGAAACGTCAAATTATGGGACGCGAGGTTGTCGTGGCCGTTACCGAAGGAAAGTTGCACTTAGGACCCTGGGAACAGATTTTTTACGGCGAGTTCGACGGCAGACGAAAAAAGCGCGTACTGGTAAAAATCATCGGAGAATAA
- a CDS encoding epoxyqueuosine reductase QueH → MNQKQNYDKLFSLELERIAQSSEFIYKKPRLLLHACCGPCSSAVLERLADHFKITIFYYNPNIHPATEYERRLEELAFFLNRRQHKHRTETSDSTVDLVRADYNIGDFFAAVNIEELPERAQESERGERCFACYHLRMKKAALYALENGFDYFTTTLSISPHKNSEKINEIGAALERELSEAGLASNAPLRQKPAVPRYLYADFKKQNGYKRSLEISAEYGLYRQDYCGCIYSKQNSETHRSAQQNRVNAEVFS, encoded by the coding sequence GTGAATCAAAAACAAAACTACGACAAGCTTTTTTCTCTTGAACTTGAACGCATAGCACAGTCGAGCGAGTTTATATACAAAAAACCGCGCCTTTTGCTCCACGCATGCTGCGGTCCCTGTTCGTCGGCCGTATTGGAACGCCTTGCCGATCATTTTAAAATTACGATTTTTTATTATAATCCGAACATCCACCCGGCCACCGAGTATGAGCGCCGGCTCGAAGAACTTGCTTTCTTTTTGAACCGTCGCCAACATAAACATCGAACGGAAACGTCGGACTCGACAGTCGACCTTGTTCGTGCCGATTACAATATCGGGGATTTTTTTGCCGCCGTCAACATCGAAGAACTTCCCGAACGGGCGCAAGAATCCGAGCGCGGCGAGCGCTGTTTTGCCTGTTATCACCTGCGCATGAAAAAAGCGGCTTTGTACGCGCTTGAAAACGGCTTCGACTATTTTACGACAACGCTTTCGATCAGCCCGCACAAAAACAGTGAAAAGATCAACGAGATCGGAGCCGCCCTTGAAAGAGAACTGTCGGAAGCCGGCTTGGCGTCCAATGCTCCGCTTCGGCAAAAACCCGCCGTCCCGCGTTATTTGTATGCCGATTTTAAAAAACAGAACGGCTACAAGCGCTCCCTTGAAATTTCCGCCGAATACGGACTGTACCGCCAAGATTACTGCGGATGCATATATTCAAAACAAAACAGTGAAACCCACCGTTCCGCGCAGCAGAACCGCGTCAACGCAGAGGTTTTTTCTTGA
- a CDS encoding GNAT family N-acetyltransferase yields the protein MANIVLKPVDGALYKTIKPYMIENLAAFSKQSRSACEKEIDALLPDGEKIKKHYLYAIEINDFCPDKQVTDSVDISSDYAGIYADSDAEITVGYLWFFAVEKEGRDIAFLMDIFVRPEYRRKGIARKALRLAEKLLAERGYDTIRLHVEDSNSAAKNLYAGLGYVFVQRAENGEILEKKTDVQNKTPV from the coding sequence ATGGCGAATATTGTTTTAAAGCCCGTGGACGGCGCTCTTTATAAAACAATTAAGCCTTATATGATTGAAAACCTCGCCGCGTTTTCAAAACAATCCCGCTCGGCTTGCGAAAAAGAAATCGACGCCCTTCTTCCCGACGGTGAAAAAATAAAAAAACATTATCTGTACGCAATCGAAATAAACGATTTTTGTCCCGATAAACAGGTAACCGACAGTGTTGATATTAGTTCCGACTATGCCGGTATTTATGCAGACAGTGATGCCGAAATCACGGTCGGTTATCTGTGGTTTTTTGCCGTCGAAAAAGAAGGAAGGGATATCGCTTTTCTTATGGATATCTTTGTTCGTCCCGAATACCGGCGTAAAGGCATAGCGCGCAAAGCGCTCAGGCTTGCTGAAAAACTTCTGGCTGAACGCGGCTACGATACAATCAGACTACATGTAGAGGATTCCAATTCCGCCGCCAAAAATCTGTATGCCGGTTTAGGCTATGTTTTTGTTCAGCGCGCGGAAAACGGCGAAATATTGGAAAAAAAAACGGATGTACAAAATAAAACACCTGTTTGA
- the gyrA gene encoding DNA topoisomerase (ATP-hydrolyzing) subunit A, whose product MEEQKTPEGGVLISIPIETEMKRAYIDYSMSVIVSRALPDVRDGLKPVHRRILYSMEERNLRYSGPTRKCAKIVGDVLGSYHPHGDASVYDALVRLGQDFSLRYPVIHPQGNFGTIGGDPAAAYRYTEAKMARLAETMVEDIKKETVDFIPNFDESTVEPTVLPAKFPFLLANGSSGIAVGMATNMPPHNLREIAAAVAAYIDNNDISIDELSKHIKGPDFPTGGVIYGRKGIKQAFKTGKGRIIVRGRFNIEVDKKGRESIVFTEVPYQVNTTVLCSRIGELAREKVIDGIAAINDETSDRAGLRIVIELKRGSIAKVVLNQLFAKTALQSSFSVNNLALVKGRPEVLTLKSLVAYFVEHRNEVVTRRIRFDLRKAEERAHILRALIVAIDNIDEVIKIIRSSRDTQTAKDALSKRFGFDDVQSQAIVDMQLKRLTSLEIETLKKELEELELFIEKCKDLLAHPEKILQLVKNETLELAEKFGDDRRTDIVSDEVEEINIEDLIKEEDMVILISHLGYIKSIPVTAYKNQGKGGKGSNSAKLVEDDYIKQLFVASTHDYIVFISTEGKAYWIKVHEIPEAGRASRGSHIKSLLAIGANEEIATVVSLREFSEEQHLFMATANGVIKKVKTADFKNAKTRGIIAINLDAGDKIVSAILTGGSDDLALASRRGKVLRITETSVRPMGRSSRGVSGLKLAVGDELTAAVRVDTNANMLLVTESGYGKRVDFDQFSVHSRGTQGQIGYNVNDKTGEVVGVIAVADTDEVMCITSQGKTLKLAASAISQQGRASQGVCILKIDSPDFVIGVDRVEKEE is encoded by the coding sequence ATGGAAGAACAAAAAACCCCGGAAGGCGGCGTTTTAATTTCGATTCCTATTGAAACGGAAATGAAGCGCGCATACATAGATTATTCGATGTCCGTTATCGTAAGCCGCGCTTTGCCCGACGTCCGCGACGGACTCAAGCCCGTTCACCGGCGCATTTTGTATTCCATGGAAGAACGCAACCTGCGCTATTCCGGTCCGACGCGAAAGTGTGCAAAAATTGTCGGTGATGTACTGGGAAGTTATCACCCGCACGGAGACGCTTCCGTATACGACGCGCTTGTCCGCTTGGGGCAGGACTTTTCGCTTCGTTATCCGGTCATCCATCCGCAGGGAAACTTCGGCACCATCGGCGGCGACCCTGCCGCAGCCTATCGTTATACCGAAGCCAAAATGGCCCGGCTTGCCGAAACGATGGTCGAAGACATCAAAAAAGAAACCGTCGACTTTATTCCGAACTTTGACGAATCTACGGTCGAGCCGACCGTTTTGCCGGCAAAGTTTCCCTTTTTGCTTGCAAACGGTTCTTCCGGTATTGCGGTCGGTATGGCGACGAATATGCCGCCGCACAATTTACGCGAAATTGCCGCAGCCGTTGCCGCATACATCGACAACAACGATATTTCAATAGACGAACTTTCAAAACACATAAAGGGCCCCGACTTTCCTACAGGCGGCGTTATCTACGGCCGCAAAGGCATTAAACAAGCTTTTAAAACCGGCAAGGGCAGAATAATCGTACGCGGCCGTTTTAATATTGAAGTCGATAAAAAAGGTCGTGAAAGTATCGTGTTTACCGAAGTTCCCTATCAGGTAAATACAACCGTGCTGTGCAGCCGCATCGGTGAGCTTGCGCGCGAAAAGGTCATCGACGGTATAGCGGCCATAAACGACGAAACGTCCGACCGCGCCGGCTTGCGCATCGTTATCGAGCTTAAACGCGGTTCCATCGCCAAAGTCGTATTGAATCAGCTTTTTGCAAAAACCGCGCTGCAGTCTTCGTTCAGCGTAAACAACCTTGCGCTCGTAAAAGGCCGGCCGGAAGTTTTAACTTTAAAGTCTTTGGTTGCCTATTTTGTCGAGCACCGCAACGAAGTCGTAACACGGCGCATCCGTTTTGATTTACGCAAAGCCGAAGAGCGCGCCCACATCCTGCGCGCCCTCATCGTCGCCATCGATAACATCGATGAAGTGATAAAAATCATCCGCTCGTCGCGCGACACGCAAACGGCAAAGGACGCGCTTTCCAAGCGCTTCGGTTTTGACGACGTTCAGTCGCAAGCGATTGTCGATATGCAGCTTAAGCGCCTCACAAGTCTCGAAATCGAAACGCTCAAAAAAGAATTGGAAGAGTTGGAACTTTTTATCGAAAAATGCAAAGACCTTCTTGCGCATCCGGAAAAAATCCTTCAGCTTGTAAAAAACGAAACGCTTGAACTTGCCGAAAAATTCGGCGACGATCGGCGCACGGACATCGTTTCGGACGAAGTGGAAGAAATCAATATAGAAGACCTAATCAAAGAAGAAGATATGGTCATTCTTATTTCGCACTTGGGTTATATAAAGAGCATTCCCGTTACCGCGTATAAAAATCAGGGAAAGGGCGGCAAGGGCTCGAACAGCGCAAAACTCGTTGAAGACGATTACATAAAACAACTTTTTGTCGCGTCCACCCACGACTACATTGTCTTTATTTCGACCGAGGGAAAAGCCTATTGGATTAAGGTACACGAAATTCCCGAAGCCGGCCGCGCATCCCGCGGTTCTCATATAAAAAGCCTTTTGGCGATCGGTGCGAACGAAGAAATCGCAACGGTCGTATCGCTTCGCGAATTCAGCGAAGAACAGCATTTGTTTATGGCGACCGCAAACGGCGTTATTAAAAAAGTTAAAACCGCCGATTTTAAAAACGCAAAAACGCGCGGCATTATTGCAATCAACCTCGACGCGGGAGATAAAATCGTTTCGGCGATTCTTACCGGCGGAAGCGACGATTTGGCGCTTGCCTCCCGCCGCGGAAAAGTGCTGCGCATAACCGAAACGTCGGTGCGTCCGATGGGACGTTCTTCACGCGGCGTTTCCGGCTTAAAACTTGCAGTCGGGGACGAATTAACCGCCGCCGTCCGCGTCGATACAAACGCGAATATGCTTTTGGTTACCGAATCCGGCTACGGAAAGCGCGTCGACTTCGATCAGTTTTCGGTGCATTCACGCGGAACGCAAGGCCAAATCGGCTACAACGTAAATGACAAAACAGGCGAAGTTGTCGGGGTCATTGCCGTTGCCGACACCGACGAAGTGATGTGTATAACCAGTCAGGGAAAAACCCTCAAACTTGCGGCGTCCGCAATAAGCCAGCAGGGACGCGCAAGCCAAGGCGTATGCATTCTTAAAATCGATTCACCCGACTTTGTCATCGGTGTAGACCGCGTCGAAAAAGAAGAATAA
- the gyrB gene encoding DNA topoisomerase (ATP-hydrolyzing) subunit B, with product MSAGYSAQNIQVLKGLEAVRKRPGMYIGSTGPDGLHHLVYEVVDNSIDEAMAGQCDRITVVLEPDDIVRVEDNGRGIPVDIHPTEGISALELVLTRLHAGGKFDKGSYKVSGGLHGVGVSCVNALSLWLEAFVEKDGKKYYQKYAAGKSLAPVKEIGTTDKNGTTIRWKADPSIFTETTTYSFDVLAMRLRELAFLNGNITIVFRDERLTTPREKVYQFDGGIRQFVSYLNEGKAVIPAEPIFIEGSRDDIVVELAVQYNDGYNENILSFVNDINTKEGGTHLDGLKSALTKVMNEFLKNNAKLLKKLDKEEKLTGEDVRAGLTAVLSVKVPEPQFEGQTKTKLGNTDVRGIVDSLAYEQLILFFEQNPKVIDLILEKCVGEAAARIAARKAKEATRRKSSLDSFGLPGKLADCSLKDPAKCEVYIVEGDSAGGSAKKGRDSKTQAILPLWGKMLNVERTRLDKVVNNEKLQPVIASLGTGIGKDFNIEKIRYHKIIIMADADVDGSHIRTLLLTFFFRYMPELIEKGFVYLAMPPLYKIVFNKKEWYVYDDNERDKVFTEIGRDSEKISVQRYKGLGEMDGTQLWETTMDPARRKMMKVTLPDAVEADRIFSTLMGEEVEPRRKFIEENAVYANLDV from the coding sequence ATGAGTGCTGGTTATTCGGCTCAAAACATTCAAGTTTTAAAAGGCCTTGAGGCTGTCCGCAAACGCCCCGGTATGTACATCGGTTCTACCGGTCCCGACGGTTTGCATCACTTGGTGTATGAAGTTGTGGATAACTCCATAGACGAAGCGATGGCCGGCCAATGCGACCGCATTACCGTAGTACTGGAACCGGACGATATTGTGCGCGTTGAAGACAATGGCCGCGGTATTCCCGTGGATATTCACCCGACCGAAGGCATAAGTGCTTTGGAATTGGTTTTAACACGCCTTCATGCCGGCGGCAAATTCGACAAGGGTTCTTATAAGGTTTCCGGGGGGTTGCACGGTGTCGGCGTTTCGTGCGTAAACGCGCTGTCTTTGTGGCTTGAAGCCTTTGTCGAAAAAGACGGAAAAAAATACTACCAAAAATACGCGGCGGGTAAATCGCTTGCGCCGGTAAAAGAAATAGGCACGACGGATAAAAACGGAACGACCATCCGCTGGAAAGCCGACCCTTCGATTTTTACCGAAACGACCACATACAGTTTTGACGTGCTTGCGATGCGCTTGCGCGAACTTGCCTTTTTGAACGGCAATATAACGATTGTGTTCCGCGACGAACGGCTTACGACGCCGCGGGAAAAAGTGTATCAATTCGACGGCGGTATCCGCCAGTTTGTTTCGTATTTAAATGAAGGCAAGGCGGTTATTCCGGCCGAGCCGATTTTTATCGAAGGCAGCCGCGACGACATCGTTGTCGAACTTGCGGTTCAATACAACGACGGATACAACGAGAATATTTTATCTTTTGTAAACGATATAAACACAAAAGAGGGCGGCACCCACTTGGACGGTTTAAAATCGGCGCTTACAAAAGTTATGAACGAGTTTTTAAAAAACAACGCAAAACTTTTAAAAAAACTCGACAAAGAAGAAAAGCTGACCGGCGAAGACGTTCGTGCCGGCCTTACCGCCGTTTTATCGGTAAAGGTGCCCGAACCGCAGTTTGAAGGCCAAACGAAAACAAAGTTGGGCAACACCGACGTTCGCGGCATTGTCGATTCGCTGGCTTACGAACAGCTTATTTTGTTTTTTGAGCAAAACCCCAAAGTTATAGATTTGATTTTGGAAAAATGCGTTGGAGAGGCGGCGGCCCGCATTGCGGCGCGCAAAGCAAAAGAAGCGACGCGGCGCAAAAGTTCTTTGGACAGCTTCGGTTTGCCGGGAAAACTCGCCGACTGCTCTTTAAAAGATCCTGCAAAATGCGAAGTGTACATAGTGGAAGGAGATTCGGCAGGCGGTTCGGCAAAAAAAGGCCGCGACAGTAAAACGCAGGCTATTTTGCCCTTGTGGGGAAAAATGCTGAATGTCGAGCGTACGCGTTTGGATAAAGTCGTAAATAACGAAAAATTACAGCCGGTTATCGCGTCTTTGGGAACGGGCATCGGCAAAGATTTTAATATTGAAAAAATACGTTATCATAAAATCATCATTATGGCCGATGCCGATGTCGACGGTTCGCACATACGCACGCTGCTTTTAACCTTCTTTTTCCGCTATATGCCCGAGCTTATCGAAAAAGGGTTTGTGTATCTTGCGATGCCGCCTTTGTATAAAATAGTATTCAATAAAAAAGAGTGGTACGTATACGACGATAACGAGCGCGACAAAGTATTTACCGAAATCGGGCGCGATTCGGAAAAAATCAGCGTGCAGCGTTATAAAGGTTTGGGTGAGATGGACGGAACCCAGTTGTGGGAGACGACGATGGATCCTGCGCGCAGAAAAATGATGAAGGTAACGCTTCCCGATGCGGTTGAAGCCGACCGTATATTCAGTACGCTGATGGGCGAAGAAGTTGAACCGCGCCGGAAATTTATTGAAGAAAATGCCGTTTACGCAAATCTGGACGTATAA
- the dnaA gene encoding chromosomal replication initiator protein DnaA — translation MATWDYSAFWHEGIEQLKEEFSSKKRLQEFDMWFSPVKYVNSKESAIVAACPSKFLEDNFVSRGYAAAVQKKLHELSGKSLKLEFIIRVPDESADKSKKAESRPQHNQQKSQSENAEAKKIKKHPDLREDYTFDTFVMGENNSFAYNAALAISKNPGRTYNPILIYGGVGLGKTHLIQAIGNAVYQTGNFKVIYITAENFTNEFIQSLNEKTAQKFKNKYRSVDVLLIDDIHFLQNKEGTQEELFYTFDTLYNSFKQIVFTCDRPISELKNLTERLRSRFERGLNVDLQPPKYETRRAILEKKLEYMRSQSSSQFISFIPDEVIDLIAQNVETNVRDLESCLTKIIAYAELVQNKITLDIARQQLRDKFSSAQPENINIDIIQRVVADDFNISLSDIRGKKRTKNVVLPRQIAMYLAQELTEFSTTELGMEFGGRDHTTVMHSCQKIREAIITDSKLDSKIQYLIKNIKDYKK, via the coding sequence ATGGCTACATGGGATTATTCGGCCTTTTGGCACGAAGGTATAGAGCAGCTCAAAGAAGAATTTTCTTCAAAAAAACGTCTTCAGGAATTCGACATGTGGTTTTCGCCCGTCAAATATGTAAATTCAAAAGAATCCGCTATCGTAGCCGCGTGCCCTTCAAAATTTTTGGAAGATAATTTCGTTTCGCGCGGATATGCGGCCGCCGTGCAAAAAAAGCTGCATGAATTGTCCGGAAAATCGCTTAAACTTGAATTTATTATACGCGTTCCGGACGAATCGGCCGATAAAAGCAAAAAAGCCGAAAGCCGGCCTCAACACAATCAGCAAAAAAGCCAAAGCGAAAACGCCGAGGCGAAAAAAATCAAAAAACATCCCGATTTGCGCGAAGATTATACGTTCGATACCTTTGTAATGGGAGAAAACAATTCGTTTGCGTATAACGCGGCCCTTGCCATTTCAAAAAATCCCGGTCGAACGTACAATCCCATTCTCATTTACGGCGGCGTCGGTTTGGGAAAAACACACTTAATTCAAGCGATAGGGAACGCCGTTTATCAGACGGGCAATTTTAAAGTCATATATATTACCGCCGAAAATTTTACAAACGAATTTATTCAGTCCTTAAACGAAAAAACCGCGCAAAAGTTCAAAAACAAATACCGTTCGGTAGACGTTCTTTTAATAGACGACATTCACTTTTTGCAGAATAAAGAAGGAACGCAGGAAGAACTTTTTTATACGTTTGATACGTTGTACAATTCGTTTAAACAAATCGTCTTTACCTGCGACCGTCCCATATCGGAATTAAAAAACCTGACCGAACGGCTGCGTTCCCGTTTCGAGCGCGGACTGAACGTCGATTTGCAGCCGCCCAAATACGAAACCCGGCGCGCTATTTTGGAAAAAAAGCTCGAATACATGCGCTCGCAATCTTCGTCGCAGTTTATATCGTTTATTCCCGACGAAGTGATAGATTTGATTGCGCAAAACGTCGAAACGAACGTGCGCGATTTGGAATCCTGTCTTACCAAAATAATAGCCTATGCCGAATTGGTGCAAAACAAAATAACGCTGGACATTGCGCGTCAACAGCTGCGCGACAAATTCTCTTCGGCACAGCCCGAAAATATAAATATAGACATTATACAGCGGGTCGTTGCCGACGACTTTAATATTTCGCTTTCCGATATACGCGGAAAAAAGCGCACAAAAAACGTGGTTTTGCCCCGGCAAATTGCCATGTATTTGGCACAGGAATTGACCGAATTTTCCACGACGGAGCTCGGCATGGAATTCGGCGGAAGAGATCACACAACCGTTATGCATTCGTGTCAAAAAATCCGCGAAGCGATCATTACCGATTCGAAACTGGATTCAAAAATTCAATATCTTATAAAAAATATAAAGGATTATAAAAAATAA
- the dnaN gene encoding DNA polymerase III subunit beta — protein MKFTFDRDAILKEIGIAQEIISTKNALSILSNVLFIAENNSLTIKATDIKVNFETKIPVEVEEEGTTTVFCDKFISILNTLPSGDVEFSQKDINVVIKPITKKVRFQLKSMASDKFPEFASEQNIPWFEVPAAEFKAMITQTIFAVSDDETRYFMNGVYFEKKEENLVMVATDGRRLAYSAKPLCAGIADFQPAIVPPKILNIILKRLPSEGNLSMAVLNKMIYFKFGNYSFASVLIDGQFPNYQRVIPEAQDKKFQINRRDLLDALRRVGLLVEQKSRRVYFDLSEGMLTITAQESEIGTAKEEIPCRYAGEHITIALNYLYVEEPMKVIDTEYITFEFTEYMKAITLKPEPAQDFFHIIMPMQAE, from the coding sequence ATGAAATTCACATTCGACAGAGATGCAATACTCAAAGAAATAGGAATTGCGCAGGAAATAATTTCCACAAAAAACGCTCTTTCCATACTTTCAAACGTTTTATTTATAGCCGAAAACAATTCGCTTACGATAAAAGCTACCGATATAAAAGTCAATTTCGAAACCAAAATTCCCGTTGAAGTCGAGGAAGAAGGAACGACAACCGTTTTTTGCGATAAATTCATCAGTATTTTGAATACGCTTCCTTCCGGCGATGTGGAATTTTCACAAAAAGATATAAACGTTGTTATAAAGCCCATAACTAAAAAAGTCCGCTTCCAGCTGAAAAGTATGGCAAGCGATAAGTTCCCCGAATTCGCTTCCGAACAAAATATTCCGTGGTTTGAAGTTCCCGCCGCGGAATTTAAGGCGATGATTACACAAACGATTTTTGCCGTTTCCGACGATGAAACGCGTTATTTTATGAACGGTGTATATTTCGAAAAAAAAGAGGAAAATCTCGTCATGGTTGCCACGGACGGGCGGCGTCTTGCGTATTCGGCAAAACCTTTATGCGCCGGTATTGCGGATTTTCAGCCGGCAATCGTTCCGCCGAAAATTTTAAATATTATTTTAAAACGGCTTCCTTCCGAAGGAAATCTTTCAATGGCTGTTTTAAACAAAATGATATATTTTAAATTCGGCAATTACAGCTTTGCATCGGTTTTAATCGACGGTCAGTTTCCGAATTATCAGCGCGTTATTCCGGAAGCGCAGGACAAAAAGTTTCAAATAAACCGCAGAGATTTACTCGATGCTTTACGCCGTGTCGGGCTTTTGGTTGAACAAAAATCGCGCCGTGTGTATTTCGATCTCTCGGAAGGTATGTTGACGATAACGGCACAAGAGTCCGAAATCGGAACGGCGAAAGAAGAAATTCCGTGCCGTTATGCGGGCGAACATATAACGATTGCACTGAATTATCTGTATGTGGAAGAACCGATGAAGGTAATCGATACGGAATATATAACCTTTGAATTTACTGAATATATGAAGGCGATTACATTGAAACCCGAACCGGCTCAGGACTTTTTCCATATCATAATGCCGATGCAGGCGGAATAG
- the recF gene encoding DNA replication/repair protein RecF (All proteins in this family for which functions are known are DNA-binding proteins that assist the filamentation of RecA onto DNA for the initiation of recombination or recombinational repair.), translated as MPFLSVSPVGFRNIKDAAIDLFAPEVFLTGENGQGKTNILESLYMISYGSSFRTKNDAEIIRSGEDSYGIRGFYKDENGKADTIAIQYAKSAGKKKLLKNGKVLTDRKDLIQTIPCVLFCHDDLDFAVGEPERRRFFIDQSLSMYDVLYIDVLRKYKKILKIRNMLLRDEKYEMLDIYDIELAKNGLTIVKKRNEALFRFNRIFAPLYEEVTGIDKVSIAYDSSWKEKKEEEIVALLQEKRQSDIVMKTTLSGPHRDRIRFMRHQQPFIPTASTGQRRLAAILLRVCQAVLYTETVSKKPVLLMDDVLLELDIAKRERITALLPQYDQLFCTFLPEEPYARYKRSSTKVYEVKNGVLTPTA; from the coding sequence GTGCCTTTTTTATCGGTATCCCCGGTCGGTTTTCGCAATATAAAAGATGCCGCTATAGATCTTTTTGCTCCGGAAGTTTTTTTAACGGGCGAAAACGGACAGGGTAAAACGAACATTTTGGAATCTTTATATATGATTTCATACGGATCTTCTTTCCGCACAAAAAACGATGCGGAAATTATCCGTTCGGGCGAAGATTCTTACGGTATACGCGGATTTTATAAAGACGAAAACGGAAAAGCCGATACGATTGCCATTCAATATGCAAAAAGCGCCGGAAAAAAAAAGCTGTTAAAAAACGGAAAAGTTTTAACCGACCGTAAAGATTTAATACAGACGATACCCTGCGTTCTTTTTTGTCACGACGATTTGGATTTTGCCGTGGGAGAGCCGGAACGGCGGCGTTTTTTTATCGATCAGTCTTTATCGATGTACGACGTTTTATACATAGACGTTTTGCGCAAATACAAAAAGATATTGAAAATACGCAACATGCTTTTGCGCGACGAAAAATACGAAATGCTCGATATTTACGATATCGAATTGGCAAAAAACGGTCTTACGATTGTTAAAAAACGGAACGAAGCGCTGTTCCGCTTCAATCGAATTTTTGCGCCCTTATACGAAGAAGTTACGGGAATCGATAAGGTTTCCATTGCCTACGATTCGTCGTGGAAAGAAAAAAAAGAGGAAGAAATCGTCGCGCTGCTTCAGGAAAAACGGCAAAGCGATATTGTAATGAAAACGACTTTAAGCGGGCCACACCGCGACAGGATCCGTTTTATGCGGCATCAGCAGCCGTTTATTCCGACCGCATCGACCGGCCAGCGGCGCCTTGCGGCTATTTTGCTCAGGGTATGCCAAGCCGTTTTATATACCGAAACCGTTTCGAAAAAGCCCGTTTTACTTATGGACGACGTTCTTTTGGAATTGGACATTGCAAAACGCGAACGCATAACCGCGCTGCTTCCCCAATACGATCAGCTTTTTTGTACCTTTTTGCCCGAAGAACCCTACGCGCGCTATAAGAGAAGTTCGACAAAGGTGTACGAAGTAAAAAACGGTGTTTTAACGCCGACGGCGTAA